In one Bacillus sp. Marseille-P3661 genomic region, the following are encoded:
- the ftsZ gene encoding cell division protein FtsZ — MLQFDTHMDQLATIKVIGVGGGGSNAVNRMIEHGVQGVEFIAVNTDAQALNLSKAEIKLQIGTKLTRGLGAGANPEVGKKAAEESKEQLEEALKGADMVFVTAGMGGGTGTGAAPVIAQIAKELGALTVGVVTRPFTFEGRKRQTQAASGISAFKENVDTLIVIPNDRLLEIVDKNTPMLEAFREADNVLRQGVQGISDLIAVPGLINLDFADVKTIMSDKGSALMGIGIATGENRAAEAAKKAISSPLLETSIDGAQGVLMNITGGMNLSLYEVQEAADIVASASDEEVNMIFGSVINEDLKDEIVVTVIATGFKELDLTNPKPSQRPGIINTRQAAPSNRVMQRREEPAPQSEPTHVGNSGHVEDTLDIPTFLRNRNRRR, encoded by the coding sequence ATGCTGCAGTTTGATACACATATGGATCAATTAGCTACTATAAAAGTTATTGGAGTCGGCGGCGGTGGAAGCAATGCTGTGAATCGAATGATTGAACATGGCGTTCAAGGTGTCGAATTTATCGCGGTAAATACTGATGCCCAAGCATTAAATTTATCAAAGGCTGAAATCAAATTACAAATAGGTACAAAATTAACTAGAGGTTTAGGTGCTGGTGCTAATCCTGAGGTTGGTAAGAAGGCTGCAGAAGAGAGTAAAGAGCAGCTTGAAGAGGCGTTAAAGGGCGCTGACATGGTATTCGTGACTGCTGGTATGGGTGGGGGAACAGGTACTGGTGCAGCCCCTGTTATTGCTCAAATAGCTAAAGAATTAGGTGCCTTAACAGTGGGAGTAGTAACACGACCATTTACATTTGAAGGCCGTAAACGTCAAACACAAGCGGCTAGCGGTATATCTGCATTCAAAGAAAACGTAGATACATTAATTGTAATCCCTAATGATAGATTACTTGAAATTGTTGATAAAAATACACCTATGCTAGAAGCGTTCCGTGAAGCGGATAATGTACTTCGTCAAGGTGTACAAGGTATTTCAGATTTAATTGCAGTGCCTGGATTAATTAACCTAGACTTTGCTGATGTAAAGACAATAATGTCGGACAAAGGTTCTGCCCTTATGGGAATTGGTATTGCGACTGGTGAAAATCGCGCTGCGGAAGCAGCAAAAAAAGCTATCTCCAGTCCGTTACTAGAGACATCTATCGATGGTGCTCAAGGTGTATTAATGAATATCACTGGTGGCATGAACTTAAGCTTATATGAAGTGCAAGAAGCTGCTGATATCGTCGCAAGTGCTTCAGATGAAGAAGTAAATATGATTTTTGGTTCGGTAATAAATGAAGATTTAAAAGATGAAATTGTTGTTACGGTAATTGCTACAGGGTTTAAAGAATTGGATTTAACTAATCCGAAACCAAGTCAACGTCCTGGAATAATTAATACTCGCCAAGCTGCGCCATCTAACAGGGTAATGCAAAGACGGGAAGAACCGGCCCCACAATCTGAGCCAACACATGTAGGGAACAGTGGCCATGTTGAAGATACATTGGACATACCTACATTTCTACGAAATAGAAATCGTCGCCGCTAG
- the sigG gene encoding RNA polymerase sporulation sigma factor SigG, producing MTRNKVEICGVDTSKLPVLKNEEMRKLFHEMQNGDISAREKLVNGNLRLVLSVIQRFNNRGEYVDDLFQVGCIGLMKSIDNFDLGQNVKFSTYAVPMIIGEIRRYLRDNNPIRVSRSLRDIAYKALQVREKLMIQTSREPTAEEIAKVLDVSHEEVVFALDAIQDPVSLFEPIYNDGGDPIFVMDQLSDDKSKDLQWIEEIALKEGMRRLNEREKMILTKRFFQGKTQMEVAEEIGISQAQVSRLEKAAIKQMNKNIQ from the coding sequence ATGACACGAAATAAAGTAGAAATTTGCGGTGTAGACACATCAAAGCTTCCAGTACTTAAAAACGAAGAAATGCGCAAGCTTTTCCATGAAATGCAAAATGGTGACATTAGTGCAAGGGAAAAGCTAGTGAATGGAAACTTACGTCTCGTTCTTAGTGTAATTCAAAGGTTTAACAACCGAGGGGAATATGTAGATGATCTATTTCAGGTTGGCTGTATAGGATTAATGAAGTCAATTGACAATTTTGATTTAGGTCAAAATGTTAAATTTTCTACGTATGCTGTGCCTATGATCATTGGAGAAATTAGACGTTATCTTCGCGATAATAATCCAATTCGTGTATCAAGGTCGCTAAGAGACATTGCATACAAAGCATTGCAAGTACGAGAGAAACTTATGATTCAAACATCTAGGGAACCAACTGCAGAAGAAATTGCTAAGGTACTGGACGTATCGCATGAAGAAGTTGTATTTGCGCTTGATGCCATCCAAGACCCAGTTTCATTATTTGAGCCAATTTATAATGATGGTGGCGATCCAATATTTGTAATGGATCAACTTAGTGATGATAAGAGCAAAGATTTACAGTGGATTGAGGAAATTGCACTTAAAGAAGGAATGAGACGTTTAAACGAAAGAGAAAAAATGATTTTAACGAAGAGATTTTTTCAAGGAAAAACACAAATGGAAGTTGCTGAAGAAATTGGAATCTCACAAGCACAAGTTTCACGCTTAGAAAAAGCGGCAATTAAACAAATGAATAAAAATATCCAATAA
- the pgeF gene encoding peptidoglycan editing factor PgeF has protein sequence MEPFESHQSLLAIDIWNKLDKNIVAGITTRNGGISQKPYDSMNMGLHVNDSIVDVIKNRHQLAENVDFSLESWVCAEQVHGNKVLKVTKEDKGKGTLEMATAIKAVDGIYTKEPNILLTACYADCVPLYFFAPNYGVIGIAHAGWRGTVGDIAGEMVNAWSKNENIPKHEIYACIGPSIGKCCYVVDDFVIEQVKNTLHYDTSTLADVYHERSKGQYELDLKHLNYVLLKNAGILTKNIEISTYCTSCRSDLFFSHRRDLGKTGRLMSYIGMKG, from the coding sequence ATGGAACCTTTTGAAAGTCATCAATCGTTACTAGCTATTGATATTTGGAATAAGCTTGATAAAAACATTGTTGCTGGAATTACAACACGAAATGGTGGCATAAGCCAAAAGCCGTATGACTCTATGAATATGGGCTTACATGTAAATGATTCGATAGTTGATGTGATTAAGAATAGACATCAATTAGCGGAAAATGTTGATTTCTCGCTTGAATCCTGGGTTTGTGCAGAGCAAGTTCATGGCAATAAAGTTCTGAAGGTTACAAAAGAGGATAAAGGAAAAGGTACACTTGAAATGGCTACAGCAATAAAAGCTGTCGATGGTATATATACGAAAGAACCAAATATATTATTAACTGCTTGCTATGCGGATTGTGTACCTTTATACTTTTTTGCACCCAATTATGGGGTTATTGGAATTGCTCATGCTGGTTGGCGAGGGACTGTAGGGGACATAGCCGGCGAGATGGTAAATGCTTGGTCCAAAAACGAAAATATACCAAAACATGAAATATATGCATGTATTGGACCATCAATTGGCAAGTGCTGTTATGTTGTTGATGATTTTGTAATTGAGCAAGTAAAGAATACGTTACACTATGATACAAGTACATTGGCTGATGTATATCATGAACGTTCTAAAGGACAATATGAACTAGATTTGAAACATCTTAATTATGTATTATTAAAAAATGCAGGAATTTTAACGAAAAATATCGAAATATCTACATATTGTACAAGCTGCCGTTCAGATTTGTTTTTTTCACATCGTCGTGATTTAGGAAAAACAGGTAGATTGATGAGTTATATAGGTATGAAAGGCTAA
- a CDS encoding YggS family pyridoxal phosphate-dependent enzyme, with protein MFIKENLEKIKANIHEACKRVKRNPSEIKIIAVTKYVSIETTMKALAAGITHLGENRDQGFIEKWETIGNVPTWHFIGTLQSKKVKTIIDKVDYIHSLDRLSLAKEIDRRANQQIKCFVQVNAANEETKHGLTIEEVVPFIKELEQFQNIVVEGLMTMAPFTDNQDLLRHTFRKVKQLQQEIQGLNLSYAPCRELSMGMSNDYVIAIEEGATMVRIGTSLVGKEF; from the coding sequence TTGTTTATTAAAGAAAATTTAGAAAAGATTAAAGCAAATATTCATGAAGCTTGTAAGCGGGTAAAAAGAAATCCAAGTGAAATTAAGATAATAGCAGTTACCAAATATGTATCGATTGAAACAACAATGAAAGCCTTAGCTGCAGGTATAACTCATTTAGGGGAAAATCGTGATCAAGGCTTTATAGAAAAATGGGAAACTATAGGAAATGTTCCAACTTGGCATTTTATCGGTACACTCCAATCAAAAAAAGTAAAGACTATTATTGATAAAGTGGATTATATACATTCTCTTGATCGCCTATCACTTGCAAAAGAAATTGATAGGCGAGCAAATCAACAGATAAAATGTTTTGTACAAGTTAATGCAGCTAATGAAGAAACAAAACATGGACTAACTATAGAGGAAGTTGTTCCTTTTATCAAAGAGCTAGAACAATTTCAAAATATAGTTGTAGAGGGCTTAATGACGATGGCTCCATTTACGGATAATCAAGATCTATTGCGACATACTTTTAGGAAAGTAAAGCAACTCCAACAGGAAATCCAAGGACTTAATTTATCATATGCACCATGCAGAGAGCTTTCAATGGGAATGTCGAATGATTATGTTATTGCAATAGAAGAAGGAGCTACGATGGTTCGTATTGGAACCTCTTTAGTTGGAAAGGAATTTTAG
- the spoIIGA gene encoding sigma-E processing peptidase SpoIIGA, with amino-acid sequence MTIYLDVIWLLNFVFDLLLLLLTAIILKRRIIKWKVIVGAFIGSTIVLLYFTPFQAMVGHPFVKLLYSILIVYVAFGFHKFRTFFKNLFTFYFVTFTVGGGLLGIHYFFQTEFMFMNGVMATSSGGFGDPVSWLFVIVGFPIIWYFSKKNIDDVEVKKIHYDQLANVEIQVDDKVLSVRGLIDSGNQLYDPITKTPVMIIDMNKTKSFFPESIQKSRNIEEFNWEEHELEWSHRLRLIPYRAVGQDHQFLLAVKPDKVTIHTNEETITTQRVFIGLNDTPLSSEDEYECIIHPKMLLDRNHISA; translated from the coding sequence TTGACCATTTACCTTGATGTTATATGGTTATTGAATTTTGTTTTTGATTTACTTCTATTATTGCTTACAGCCATTATTCTAAAGAGAAGGATAATAAAATGGAAAGTTATTGTTGGAGCATTCATTGGTTCTACAATAGTGCTTTTGTATTTTACACCTTTCCAAGCGATGGTCGGGCATCCTTTTGTTAAATTACTTTATTCTATACTTATTGTATATGTTGCATTTGGATTCCATAAATTCCGAACCTTTTTTAAAAATTTATTTACATTCTATTTTGTAACATTTACTGTTGGCGGGGGATTGCTTGGTATTCATTATTTTTTTCAAACCGAATTTATGTTTATGAACGGTGTGATGGCTACTAGTTCTGGTGGATTTGGTGACCCTGTGAGCTGGCTATTTGTTATTGTTGGTTTTCCAATTATTTGGTACTTTTCAAAAAAGAATATTGACGATGTCGAAGTTAAGAAGATTCATTATGACCAATTAGCGAATGTTGAAATTCAAGTTGATGATAAGGTCCTATCTGTCCGAGGATTAATAGATAGTGGAAACCAACTTTATGATCCTATTACGAAAACACCGGTAATGATTATTGATATGAATAAAACAAAGTCTTTTTTTCCCGAGTCTATTCAAAAGTCTAGAAATATAGAAGAGTTTAATTGGGAAGAACACGAATTGGAGTGGTCGCATCGACTAAGGCTGATTCCCTATAGAGCTGTAGGCCAGGACCATCAATTTTTACTAGCAGTTAAGCCGGACAAAGTTACAATTCATACAAACGAGGAAACGATCACTACCCAAAGGGTTTTCATTGGCCTAAATGATACACCTTTATCTTCAGAAGATGAATATGAATGTATTATCCATCCAAAGATGCTTTTGGATAGAAATCATATTTCAGCCTAA
- a CDS encoding YggT family protein: protein MDLIIGLIQQAIGIYIWVVIIYIFMSWFPGARGSSFGQLIGKLVEPYLEPFRRIIPPLGIIDISPIVAILVLQFAQSGAFYLRGMF from the coding sequence ATGGATTTAATTATTGGGTTAATTCAACAAGCAATCGGTATTTATATATGGGTTGTGATTATTTATATTTTCATGTCATGGTTTCCCGGTGCACGTGGCTCTTCGTTCGGACAATTAATTGGCAAGCTAGTCGAACCATACCTTGAGCCATTCAGGAGGATCATTCCTCCGTTAGGAATTATTGATATTTCTCCGATTGTTGCTATCTTAGTGTTACAGTTCGCACAGTCAGGAGCCTTTTATTTAAGAGGAATGTTTTAA
- a CDS encoding cell division protein SepF has protein sequence MSIKTKFKSFFALEDEDDYIEEYDYPEEEYEQTRYNKKQPKQNVVSLQSVQQTAKVILVEPRVYDEVQEIADHLKNRKAVVINLQRVQKDQAKRIVDFLSGTVYAIGGDIKKLGANTFFCTPDNVDITGSISEMAAEFNSEEMEKRW, from the coding sequence ATGAGTATAAAAACAAAATTTAAAAGCTTTTTTGCATTAGAAGATGAAGATGACTACATAGAAGAGTATGATTATCCTGAAGAAGAATATGAACAAACTCGTTATAACAAGAAACAGCCGAAACAAAATGTTGTCAGTTTACAAAGTGTTCAACAGACAGCAAAAGTAATATTAGTTGAGCCGCGTGTATATGATGAAGTACAAGAGATTGCAGATCATCTTAAGAATAGAAAAGCCGTCGTTATTAATTTGCAAAGAGTTCAAAAGGACCAAGCGAAGCGGATTGTCGACTTTTTAAGTGGTACCGTTTATGCAATAGGTGGAGATATAAAAAAGTTAGGTGCAAACACATTTTTCTGCACGCCTGATAATGTTGATATAACGGGGTCTATTTCTGAAATGGCAGCTGAATTTAATAGTGAAGAAATGGAGAAGAGGTGGTAA
- the sigE gene encoding RNA polymerase sporulation sigma factor SigE has product MAQLKLKFTLFWYKLLMKLGLKADEIYYIGGKEALPPPLSKEEEELLLQKLPTGDKAAKSVLIERNLRLVVYIARKFENTGINIEDLISIGTIGLIKAVNTFNPEKKIKLATYASRCIENEILMYLRRNNKIRSEVSFDEPLNIDWDGNELLLSDVLGTEEDIITKDLDARIDRKLLMKSLDQLNDREKQIMELRFGLIGGEEKTQKDVADMLGISQSYISRLEKRIIKRLRKEFNKMV; this is encoded by the coding sequence TTGGCACAACTCAAACTAAAATTTACATTATTTTGGTATAAGTTACTTATGAAACTAGGTTTAAAAGCAGATGAAATATATTATATTGGTGGAAAAGAAGCACTTCCTCCTCCATTATCCAAGGAAGAGGAAGAATTATTACTACAGAAACTACCAACAGGTGACAAGGCTGCGAAGTCTGTTCTAATCGAAAGAAACTTAAGATTAGTTGTATACATTGCTAGAAAATTTGAAAATACAGGAATTAATATTGAGGATCTAATAAGTATTGGTACAATAGGGCTTATCAAAGCAGTTAATACATTTAACCCTGAGAAAAAGATTAAATTAGCTACATATGCTTCACGGTGTATTGAAAACGAAATATTAATGTATCTGCGTCGAAATAATAAAATACGGTCGGAAGTTTCATTTGATGAACCGTTAAATATCGATTGGGATGGAAATGAACTGCTTTTATCTGATGTTTTAGGTACCGAAGAAGATATAATAACTAAAGATTTGGATGCGCGTATCGATCGAAAATTACTAATGAAATCATTAGATCAGTTAAACGATCGCGAAAAACAGATTATGGAACTAAGATTTGGATTAATTGGTGGTGAAGAAAAAACGCAAAAGGATGTAGCGGATATGTTAGGTATATCACAGTCATATATTTCACGCTTAGAAAAAAGAATTATTAAACGCCTGCGTAAGGAATTTAATAAAATGGTATAA
- a CDS encoding cell division protein FtsQ/DivIB, whose translation MKSDKVITIEDRIPKLKQERKQKANRRFILYSSLFFILILFVLYFQSPLSKIQHIDISGNIHVSDETIINLSEIKIGTSFWKINTESIFKKIAVHDEISKVEVLREFPSSIKIQVKEHSRVAYLIEGTSYYPIIETGKILDKGELEDIPADAPLLMNWTQSEELQEMAAQLRLVPESILNRISEIHLKPEKFDPLHIVLFMNDGQEVSATIRDFSEKIKNYPSIVEQLSDDQFGVIHLEVGSYFKAYENEIGDEESESER comes from the coding sequence ATGAAAAGTGATAAAGTAATTACAATAGAAGACCGAATACCAAAGTTAAAACAAGAACGTAAACAGAAAGCTAATCGACGCTTTATTTTATATAGTTCTCTTTTCTTCATACTAATTTTATTTGTACTGTACTTTCAATCACCACTAAGTAAGATTCAACATATAGATATTTCGGGTAATATACATGTTTCAGATGAGACCATTATTAATTTAAGCGAAATAAAAATCGGGACAAGCTTCTGGAAGATAAATACGGAATCCATCTTTAAAAAAATCGCTGTGCATGATGAAATCTCAAAAGTAGAGGTTCTAAGAGAATTTCCAAGTAGTATTAAGATTCAAGTAAAAGAGCATTCTAGAGTTGCGTATTTAATTGAAGGGACAAGCTATTATCCTATCATTGAAACGGGGAAGATACTAGATAAAGGAGAACTAGAAGATATACCAGCTGATGCACCGCTATTAATGAACTGGACACAAAGTGAAGAGCTACAAGAAATGGCAGCACAACTTCGGCTAGTTCCTGAAAGCATTTTAAATCGGATCTCCGAAATTCACCTTAAACCTGAAAAATTTGATCCTTTACATATTGTGTTGTTCATGAATGATGGTCAGGAAGTAAGCGCAACTATTCGTGATTTTTCTGAGAAGATTAAAAACTATCCTTCTATAGTAGAACAGCTTAGTGATGATCAGTTTGGTGTTATTCACCTTGAAGTAGGTTCTTATTTTAAAGCATACGAAAATGAAATAGGAGATGAAGAAAGTGAGAGTGAACGGTAA
- a CDS encoding DUF881 domain-containing protein — protein sequence MRVNGKNVILSLVMIVLGFLITFSYQLTNSNTETIAEGKQWQREFEYRENLIRLEETTRRLQEELTDKQQQVREIEANLAQQEKSFKTLVEDVEKLRMFAGDVQVTGPGVEVTLKDASYVKVEENANNYIVHEGHVHKVVNELLTAGAKAVAINGQRLLHNSYIACIGPVISVDGNEHNAPFVISAIGDPEILFSSLVIVQGVRDQLVMDNVEVKIEKKNELIFDPYLGMKND from the coding sequence GTGAGAGTGAACGGTAAAAATGTAATTCTCTCTTTAGTAATGATTGTTTTAGGATTTTTAATAACATTCTCCTATCAATTAACAAATAGTAATACGGAAACCATTGCGGAAGGTAAACAATGGCAGAGAGAATTTGAATATCGTGAAAATTTAATTCGGTTAGAAGAAACTACAAGAAGGCTACAAGAAGAACTAACTGATAAACAACAGCAGGTACGTGAAATAGAAGCAAATTTAGCTCAGCAAGAAAAATCGTTTAAAACTCTGGTTGAGGATGTTGAAAAACTTCGAATGTTTGCTGGTGACGTACAAGTAACTGGCCCTGGTGTTGAGGTTACCTTGAAAGACGCATCTTATGTGAAAGTAGAAGAAAATGCAAATAATTATATTGTTCATGAAGGTCATGTGCATAAAGTAGTCAATGAGTTATTAACAGCGGGTGCCAAAGCTGTTGCCATTAATGGCCAACGTTTACTGCATAATAGCTATATTGCATGTATCGGGCCTGTTATTAGTGTAGATGGCAATGAACACAATGCGCCGTTTGTAATTTCGGCGATTGGCGATCCGGAGATTTTATTTAGTTCTTTGGTAATTGTTCAAGGTGTTCGAGATCAACTTGTAATGGATAATGTTGAAGTTAAGATTGAAAAAAAGAACGAGTTAATTTTTGATCCCTACTTGGGAATGAAAAATGATTAA
- a CDS encoding YlmH family RNA-binding protein, with translation MSVYQHFRKEEYSFIDHVIEWREQVKTQYSFKLLDFLDPREQEIVKSIIGTKDEVKCSFWGGYDGAERKRAIFYPEYYEPTNDDFDLVLFSIQYPTKFVSIEHPKVLGSLMGLGLKRSKFGDILMEDDNIQFLVSKQVSDYVKLNLTKVGKTDISLSELGIESIIKSAEDTWQEQTVTVSSLRLDVILAELYHLSRQKVLPYIQSDLVKVNWKTVDNPAYTCHQGDTISMRGFGRSKLISIVGQTKKEKWRIIVGKKK, from the coding sequence ATGTCAGTTTATCAGCATTTTAGGAAAGAAGAGTATTCATTTATTGATCATGTCATTGAATGGCGTGAACAAGTAAAAACTCAATATTCATTTAAATTATTAGATTTTTTAGATCCACGAGAACAAGAAATTGTAAAAAGTATTATTGGGACTAAAGATGAGGTGAAATGTTCATTTTGGGGAGGTTATGACGGAGCTGAACGAAAACGAGCCATTTTTTATCCCGAATATTACGAACCGACAAATGATGATTTTGATCTGGTCTTATTTTCAATACAGTATCCAACTAAATTTGTATCGATTGAACATCCAAAGGTTCTAGGATCATTGATGGGATTAGGTCTAAAGCGATCAAAGTTTGGGGATATACTAATGGAAGATGATAATATCCAATTTCTAGTTAGTAAACAAGTTTCTGATTATGTGAAATTAAATTTAACAAAAGTAGGAAAAACGGATATTAGCTTATCTGAACTTGGAATCGAAAGTATAATAAAATCAGCAGAGGACACATGGCAAGAACAGACAGTAACGGTATCCTCGTTGCGATTAGACGTTATTTTAGCTGAGCTATATCATTTATCTCGTCAAAAGGTGTTACCATACATACAAAGCGACCTAGTAAAAGTAAATTGGAAAACTGTTGATAACCCTGCTTATACTTGTCATCAAGGTGACACGATTTCAATGAGAGGGTTCGGACGAAGTAAACTTATCTCAATAGTTGGCCAAACAAAAAAAGAAAAATGGCGAATTATTGTAGGTAAGAAAAAATAA
- a CDS encoding YlmC/YmxH family sporulation protein — MLTISEFQTKDVVNVADGKRLGTITDLDINLTTGKIDAIIIQTGAKVLGLFGNDSEVTIAWSNIVKIGTDVILVRYVARSFNDEEIDSDQEHKIQ, encoded by the coding sequence ATGCTAACTATTTCAGAATTTCAAACTAAGGATGTTGTTAATGTCGCTGACGGAAAACGTCTTGGAACAATCACAGATTTAGATATAAATTTAACGACTGGCAAGATAGATGCTATTATTATTCAAACAGGAGCAAAGGTATTAGGGTTATTTGGGAATGACTCAGAAGTAACCATTGCTTGGAGTAATATCGTAAAAATTGGCACAGATGTTATTTTGGTACGCTATGTAGCAAGGTCTTTTAATGATGAAGAGATAGATTCAGATCAAGAACATAAAATCCAATAA
- a CDS encoding DUF881 domain-containing protein — protein sequence MKGDMMGSTSKLTLTTITIILGFMIAIQFQTIKEPEVRDTRDIWEIREDIEREQKLITDLYREIRNKDETLKKYEESAYYSKQEGLTAQLEDLQEKIGLTELTGPGIILTIKPSFNNTTIGHPYKSVPSDLLIRLLNELYRNQAISVSIDNERVIVTTPIRDVNGRTYVNNSPLGPFPIEVRVIARDAKKLHNQMQVSQIVDEFFALENLELTSTLHQEIILPAYDDVLRNKFMQPVEPVTEMRNS from the coding sequence ATGAAGGGTGATATGATGGGGAGTACAAGTAAATTAACTTTAACAACTATTACGATCATACTAGGATTTATGATTGCTATTCAATTTCAAACTATCAAGGAACCTGAAGTACGTGATACAAGAGATATTTGGGAAATTCGCGAAGACATTGAGCGAGAACAAAAGCTAATTACAGATCTTTATAGGGAAATTCGAAATAAAGATGAAACCTTAAAAAAATATGAAGAAAGTGCTTATTACAGTAAACAGGAAGGTCTTACTGCACAGCTTGAAGATTTGCAGGAAAAAATTGGCCTAACGGAACTAACTGGGCCTGGCATTATTTTAACGATTAAACCTTCGTTTAATAATACTACTATTGGACATCCATATAAATCTGTTCCATCTGATTTGTTAATACGGCTATTAAATGAATTATATCGTAATCAAGCTATATCTGTATCAATTGATAATGAAAGAGTAATTGTTACGACTCCTATTAGAGATGTAAATGGAAGAACTTATGTAAATAACAGTCCATTAGGACCGTTTCCAATTGAAGTCAGAGTGATTGCCCGCGATGCAAAAAAGTTGCATAATCAGATGCAGGTTTCGCAAATTGTCGATGAATTCTTTGCTTTGGAGAATTTAGAATTGACTTCCACTTTACATCAGGAAATAATCCTTCCAGCTTATGATGATGTATTAAGAAATAAATTTATGCAACCCGTTGAACCTGTAACAGAAATGAGGAACAGCTAG
- the ftsA gene encoding cell division protein FtsA, whose product MSNSEILVSLDIGTSNVKVVIGEASNDSLNIIGVGNVKSEGIKKGSIVDIDETVLSIRKAVEQAERMVGMNINRVVVGVAGNHVQLIPCHGVVAVSSENREIGNDDIARVIDAAQVISVPPEREIIGVVPHQFIVDGLDGINDPRGMIGVRLELEGTIVTGSRTMLHNLLRCVERAGLEITDICLQPLATGTIALSRDEKNIGVALVDIGGGQTTVSIYEQGHLQVTTVLPVGGDHITNDISIGLRTSTEEAEKIKVKHGYAFYDHASEEEVFSVSVIGSDKKEQYSQLDLSDIIEARLEEILLLVQESIKKLGYRELPGGYVLTGGLSNMPGILELAQLVLRQNVRIAKPDYIGVRDPIYTTSVGLIQYAYKNAKIQGAEVAATNSNNELERPQKRTQKVINKPKANKAGMKKRVKEIFESFFE is encoded by the coding sequence ATGAGCAACAGCGAAATATTAGTTAGTCTTGACATCGGTACATCCAATGTTAAAGTAGTCATTGGTGAAGCATCAAATGATTCTTTAAACATTATAGGTGTGGGGAACGTTAAATCTGAAGGAATCAAAAAGGGCTCAATTGTTGACATAGATGAAACAGTTCTGTCAATTCGAAAAGCAGTCGAGCAGGCTGAACGAATGGTAGGGATGAATATAAATCGTGTTGTGGTAGGCGTTGCAGGCAATCATGTCCAACTAATACCCTGTCACGGTGTGGTGGCTGTTTCTAGTGAAAATAGAGAAATTGGAAATGACGATATAGCACGTGTTATAGATGCGGCTCAAGTGATTTCTGTACCTCCTGAGAGAGAAATTATTGGGGTTGTACCACACCAATTTATAGTGGATGGACTAGATGGAATCAATGATCCTCGTGGGATGATTGGTGTTCGACTTGAATTAGAAGGAACAATTGTAACTGGTTCAAGAACGATGTTACATAATTTATTAAGATGTGTAGAACGTGCAGGTCTTGAAATAACAGATATTTGTCTCCAACCATTGGCAACTGGCACAATCGCGTTGTCGAGAGATGAGAAAAATATAGGAGTTGCACTTGTTGATATTGGTGGCGGCCAAACAACCGTATCTATTTATGAACAAGGTCATTTGCAAGTAACAACTGTTTTACCTGTTGGTGGTGACCATATCACAAATGATATCTCGATTGGCCTTCGAACTTCTACAGAAGAAGCAGAGAAAATTAAGGTGAAGCATGGATATGCTTTTTATGATCATGCGTCCGAAGAGGAAGTATTTTCTGTTTCAGTTATCGGAAGTGATAAAAAAGAACAGTATAGTCAACTTGATCTCTCTGATATAATTGAAGCTAGACTAGAGGAAATCCTATTATTAGTTCAGGAATCTATAAAAAAATTAGGATATCGAGAGTTGCCGGGAGGGTATGTGTTAACTGGAGGACTTTCAAATATGCCAGGTATATTAGAGCTTGCACAACTCGTACTTCGACAAAATGTTCGTATTGCAAAGCCTGATTACATTGGGGTGCGTGACCCAATTTATACCACAAGTGTTGGGTTAATCCAATATGCTTATAAAAACGCCAAAATTCAAGGTGCTGAAGTAGCTGCAACGAATTCTAATAATGAATTAGAACGCCCTCAAAAAAGAACGCAGAAAGTAATTAATAAGCCGAAAGCAAACAAAGCAGGTATGAAAAAAAGAGTCAAAGAAATTTTCGAATCTTTTTTTGAGTAA